Proteins encoded within one genomic window of Phototrophicus methaneseepsis:
- the ahcY gene encoding adenosylhomocysteinase has protein sequence MTEHDIKDQSLATGGRFRIDWAEQEMPVLRAIRERFEKEKPLKGLRVSACLHVTTETANLMRTLQAGGADVVLVASNPLSTQDDVAASLVVHDEIPVYAIKGEDDETYYKHLSAAIDHKPQITMDDGADLVSTIHKSRREALETIIGGTEETTTGVIRLKAMAKDGALEFPVIAVNDSDTKHLFDNRYGTGQSTIDGIVRATNILLAGRTLVVGGYGWCSRGIANRASGMGANVIVTEVNPMRALEAVMDGYRVMPMTEAAKVGDIFVTATGDIHVLDTHHFEVMKPGAIVANSGHFNVEINLKGLRKISDGDPKLVRPFVEEYSINGRPVYVLGEGRLINLAAAEGHPASVMDMSFANQALGAEFMMLNAETLKNQVYTIPADVDMEIARLKLEAMGVGIDKLTEEQETYLNQWQEGT, from the coding sequence ATGACGGAACACGATATTAAGGACCAGAGCCTCGCCACTGGTGGGCGTTTCCGCATCGATTGGGCTGAACAAGAAATGCCCGTGCTGCGCGCTATCCGTGAGCGCTTCGAAAAAGAAAAGCCGCTGAAGGGCCTGCGTGTCTCAGCATGCTTGCACGTCACGACAGAAACAGCCAACCTGATGCGCACATTGCAAGCCGGTGGTGCAGATGTGGTACTGGTTGCTTCTAACCCGCTCTCCACACAGGATGATGTCGCCGCTTCCCTGGTTGTACACGATGAAATCCCCGTGTACGCTATCAAGGGTGAAGATGACGAAACCTATTACAAGCACCTGAGTGCAGCCATCGACCATAAGCCGCAAATCACGATGGACGATGGTGCGGATCTCGTCAGCACGATCCACAAGAGCCGCCGCGAAGCCCTGGAAACGATCATCGGCGGTACAGAAGAAACAACCACCGGCGTTATCCGCCTGAAGGCAATGGCTAAAGATGGTGCGCTAGAATTCCCCGTAATCGCGGTCAACGACAGCGACACCAAGCACCTCTTCGACAATCGCTATGGCACAGGCCAGAGCACGATTGATGGCATTGTCCGTGCTACCAACATCTTGTTGGCTGGTCGTACTCTCGTTGTGGGTGGCTATGGCTGGTGCAGCCGTGGTATTGCAAACCGTGCTTCGGGCATGGGTGCGAATGTCATCGTCACAGAAGTGAACCCCATGCGCGCGCTGGAAGCCGTTATGGACGGCTACCGCGTCATGCCGATGACCGAAGCTGCCAAGGTCGGCGATATCTTCGTCACAGCAACGGGTGATATTCACGTGCTCGATACCCATCACTTCGAAGTGATGAAGCCAGGTGCTATCGTCGCTAACAGCGGCCACTTCAACGTCGAAATCAACCTCAAGGGCCTGCGCAAGATCTCCGATGGTGATCCCAAACTGGTGCGCCCCTTCGTAGAAGAATACAGCATCAATGGTCGCCCCGTTTACGTTCTCGGCGAAGGCCGCCTCATCAACCTGGCAGCTGCAGAAGGCCATCCCGCCAGCGTGATGGATATGAGCTTTGCGAATCAGGCCCTGGGCGCTGAATTCATGATGCTCAATGCCGAGACACTGAAAAATCAGGTTTATACCATCCCCGCTGATGTCGACATGGAAATTGCCCGCCTCAAGCTGGAAGCCATGGGCGTTGGCATTGATAAACTCACTGAAGAACAGGAAACGTACCTCAATCAGTGGCAAGAAGGGACCTAA
- a CDS encoding carbohydrate kinase family protein, with amino-acid sequence MNIVVTGSIAYDYLMRFPGSFKEHILTEALHQVSLSFLVEDMTKHWGGVAANIAFTMARFGISPKLMGTAGRDFPDYRRWLSEAGVDTSTVKQIDSVFTASFFCNTDEENNQIASFYSGAMALANQYTLAEALNGAQPDLVVVSPNDPQAMSNLTQECRDNDYRFVYDPSQQVARLDGNTLRHDMQGAYLMIVNEYEAHLICDKTGMTMDDLRQTIDLLVITHGGEGSEIYTNGDRIHVPAFAPTEIKDPTGAGDAFRAGFFTGLAYDRPLEMAGAMGALCATYTLEHIGPQGHRYNINEYVERFRQHQDDQGQLDVLLKHTVTS; translated from the coding sequence ATGAATATTGTTGTCACAGGCTCTATTGCCTACGATTACCTCATGCGCTTCCCTGGCAGCTTCAAAGAGCATATCCTAACAGAAGCGCTGCATCAGGTCAGCCTCAGTTTTCTTGTCGAAGACATGACAAAACACTGGGGCGGGGTCGCCGCCAATATCGCTTTTACGATGGCACGATTCGGCATTAGTCCCAAGTTGATGGGCACCGCAGGCCGCGACTTCCCAGATTATCGTCGCTGGCTGAGCGAAGCTGGTGTAGATACGAGCACCGTCAAGCAAATAGACAGCGTCTTCACAGCGTCTTTCTTCTGCAATACGGATGAGGAAAACAACCAGATCGCTTCTTTCTATAGTGGCGCAATGGCCCTTGCCAATCAATACACACTTGCAGAAGCATTGAATGGTGCACAGCCTGATCTGGTCGTTGTTTCCCCCAATGATCCACAGGCTATGTCCAACCTCACACAGGAATGCCGCGATAACGATTATCGCTTCGTCTATGACCCCAGCCAACAGGTTGCCCGTTTAGATGGAAATACCCTGCGCCATGATATGCAGGGAGCCTACCTGATGATCGTAAATGAGTATGAAGCCCATCTCATCTGCGATAAAACAGGCATGACCATGGATGATCTGCGTCAAACAATCGATCTACTCGTTATCACCCACGGTGGCGAAGGCTCGGAAATTTACACCAACGGTGACCGTATCCACGTCCCGGCGTTTGCCCCGACAGAAATCAAAGATCCCACAGGCGCTGGTGATGCCTTCCGGGCTGGGTTCTTCACGGGCTTAGCTTATGACAGACCGCTTGAAATGGCAGGTGCAATGGGCGCGCTGTGTGCCACATACACGCTGGAGCACATCGGACCACAGGGACATCGCTACAATATCAACGAGTATGTTGAGCGATTCCGCCAACATCAGGATGACCAGGGACAGCTTGACGTCTTGCTCAAACATACGGTCACATCCTAA
- a CDS encoding nicotinate phosphoribosyltransferase, which produces MTVAKRQRIRKADLALDWVGLRRGDYSDKYFANVVQVLNGLKQAGYRYKGDNPRQIPDASHFNVGDALVEAQIFNRRSPIALITGVDVALIMLRHATGYHDDSGIFQETWQHLEVDAVHDGDITYYDGDPENVLTVIEIRGRYRDFAVLETPMLGVLSRASRIATNVYEVLQVSNGKPILYFPARFDIPQTQALDGYAYWLAVNRYNTENNLNIPPIVSTDAQGRWWGGQGSGTIPHALIACFLADDVEMIEQFARYVPLDTLRILLTDFNNDTLRSARIALTRMWPYYRDAYEVGDEAEMRRWTLNGVRLDTSSKLRDVSLDADDPRGVNPILVRKMRTALNTAWESWDVPARLEDVARAYCEQVQIVVSGGFNREKIEYFERARTPVDSYGVGSSFLSNNSETNTDFTMDVVRIAIDGVWHPIAKVGRRPSDNPDLRRVDLSEY; this is translated from the coding sequence ATGACAGTTGCAAAGCGGCAGCGTATCCGCAAGGCGGATTTGGCGCTTGATTGGGTTGGCCTTCGCCGTGGCGATTATTCTGATAAGTACTTCGCCAATGTGGTGCAGGTTTTAAATGGATTAAAACAGGCGGGTTATCGTTATAAAGGCGATAATCCGAGGCAGATCCCAGATGCCTCTCACTTCAACGTTGGGGATGCATTGGTAGAAGCGCAGATTTTTAATCGCCGCTCGCCCATTGCTCTCATAACAGGTGTGGATGTTGCCCTGATTATGCTGCGTCATGCGACAGGCTATCATGATGACAGCGGTATTTTCCAGGAGACGTGGCAGCATCTGGAAGTTGATGCCGTTCATGATGGTGATATTACATACTACGATGGTGACCCGGAAAACGTGCTCACTGTGATTGAAATCCGGGGGCGGTATCGAGACTTTGCTGTTCTAGAAACGCCGATGCTGGGCGTGCTTTCTCGCGCAAGCCGGATTGCAACGAATGTGTATGAAGTACTGCAAGTGAGCAACGGCAAGCCGATTCTTTACTTCCCGGCGCGTTTTGATATTCCCCAAACGCAGGCTTTGGATGGCTATGCTTATTGGCTGGCCGTGAACCGCTACAATACCGAAAATAACCTTAATATACCACCCATCGTCAGCACCGATGCACAGGGGCGCTGGTGGGGCGGGCAGGGTAGTGGCACGATTCCGCATGCCTTAATTGCATGCTTCCTGGCTGATGATGTGGAGATGATCGAGCAGTTTGCGCGATATGTGCCATTAGATACGCTGCGAATTTTGCTGACGGATTTTAACAACGATACATTGCGTTCAGCGCGGATAGCGTTGACGCGTATGTGGCCTTACTACCGCGATGCGTATGAAGTTGGTGACGAGGCAGAAATGCGCCGTTGGACGCTGAATGGCGTTCGTCTGGATACGAGCAGCAAATTGCGTGATGTCTCGCTGGATGCAGATGATCCCCGTGGTGTGAATCCCATTCTGGTGCGCAAAATGCGCACAGCCCTGAACACAGCCTGGGAAAGTTGGGATGTGCCTGCACGCCTTGAAGATGTGGCACGTGCTTATTGTGAGCAGGTGCAGATTGTTGTGTCGGGTGGCTTCAATCGTGAGAAGATCGAGTATTTTGAACGTGCTCGTACACCTGTCGATTCTTACGGCGTCGGTTCCTCATTCCTGAGCAACAATAGCGAGACAAATACAGACTTCACAATGGATGTGGTCCGCATCGCGATTGATGGCGTCTGGCATCCAATTGCTAAAGTTGGGCGTCGTCCCAGTGATAATCCTGATCTGCGCCGAGTTGACCTTAGCGAATATTAG